A single genomic interval of Pseudodesulfovibrio sp. S3 harbors:
- a CDS encoding ABC transporter ATP-binding protein, with protein MDGTGKTLLSVRRAAKFFGNKLVFKEVSCEILPGQILLVAGPNGAGKSTLMRIMAGLSRPSAGEVALHLDPADVAYLGHATFIYPGLSALENLKFWASMYGLSPSREEFMALLKRVGLERAAEEKAGSFSRGMAQRLNLARIYQAEPKLLFLDEPGTGLDPRSLARLRGEITGFRDKGISVVWISHHVVEDTALADTVLALGGKKVEYFGPAADFVPEAVC; from the coding sequence ATGGACGGCACGGGCAAGACGCTGCTTTCCGTGAGACGAGCGGCCAAGTTTTTTGGCAACAAACTCGTTTTCAAGGAGGTCTCCTGCGAGATTCTTCCGGGGCAGATCCTGCTGGTGGCCGGTCCAAACGGCGCGGGCAAATCCACGCTCATGCGTATCATGGCGGGCCTGAGCAGGCCTTCGGCAGGAGAGGTGGCATTGCACCTCGATCCTGCGGACGTCGCCTATCTCGGCCACGCCACCTTTATTTATCCGGGCCTGTCCGCTCTGGAAAACCTGAAATTCTGGGCGTCCATGTACGGCCTGTCCCCGTCCCGTGAAGAATTCATGGCCCTGTTGAAGAGGGTGGGGCTGGAACGGGCGGCAGAGGAAAAGGCCGGGTCGTTCTCGCGTGGTATGGCCCAACGTCTCAATCTGGCCCGCATCTATCAGGCGGAACCGAAACTCCTATTCCTCGACGAACCCGGCACCGGTCTGGACCCACGGTCCCTGGCCCGGCTCCGCGGGGAAATCACCGGGTTTCGCGACAAGGGCATCAGCGTTGTCTGGATAAGCCATCATGTGGTCGAGGACACTGCCCTGGCCGACACGGTCCTGGCTCTGGGCGGCAAGAAGGTGGAGTATTTCGGCCCGGCGGCGGACTTTGTCCCGGAGGCTGTATGTTGA
- a CDS encoding cytochrome c-type biogenesis CcmF C-terminal domain-containing protein: protein MHLTGYVGLLFSLLAFLFLAGFAGFAAWSRRSDALKIVERGQLVAAGGVIFSTILLLAGLTSRDYSFRYVYDNVDNALSFVYTLTALWGGREGSLLFWELIIAVSGMVFVATPGYKSLSDNTKLYFWMFFLAVQGFFMLLLTGWSNPFIEIIPAPVNGRGLNPLLRNPGMIFHPPLLFLGFGLYAIPACAALAASIAGEKKSWITVVRNWNILSWVFLTAGIVLGGWWSYMELGWGGYWAWDPVENASLIPWFSGTAVLHTAIIESRRNALQRSNVFLMSLTFILCIFSTYLTRSGVIQSLHSFGESGVAQPLFWFMIVGLLVTLMVVFLSERLTQRSLSDFLSRQGMLVIAAWFLLALGLVVTLGTMWPVISQIWTDSPMGLDANFYNRVCLPFMSFLVLIFCYCPWLGWKGGIRNRKGFTAVSVVLVSSFAGFYFAGMTNVLAALTAAASVAAISGIVLLFVLYPHMRNKRQSWGAYGVHLGLVLLALGIAFSGPYKAEQEVVLAKGEFTVIGDFTLTFASLDEDRNVDDILARATATLEVVESGKSVGTVRPDKRIYKNFPNQQFAEVATIPSLGDELYVTLLGLTEDGKASFKISVNPLVNWIWIGGSLMCLIAFLLLRRVPRPGEVG from the coding sequence ATGCACCTGACCGGATATGTCGGTTTACTTTTTTCCCTCCTCGCATTTCTCTTTCTCGCAGGCTTTGCCGGTTTCGCGGCCTGGAGCAGGAGGTCTGATGCACTGAAGATCGTCGAGCGGGGCCAACTCGTGGCTGCGGGCGGCGTCATTTTTTCAACGATCCTGCTTCTGGCCGGACTGACTTCACGGGATTATTCATTCCGTTATGTCTATGACAACGTGGATAATGCACTTTCCTTCGTCTACACCCTGACCGCCCTGTGGGGCGGCCGAGAAGGTTCGCTTCTTTTTTGGGAATTGATCATAGCCGTGTCCGGCATGGTTTTCGTGGCCACGCCCGGGTACAAGTCGTTGAGCGACAACACCAAGCTCTATTTCTGGATGTTCTTCCTTGCCGTGCAGGGGTTTTTCATGCTCCTGCTCACGGGCTGGTCCAACCCATTTATCGAGATCATCCCGGCCCCGGTCAACGGGCGCGGGCTTAACCCGCTGCTCAGAAATCCCGGTATGATCTTCCATCCCCCGTTGCTTTTCCTCGGGTTCGGCCTGTATGCCATTCCCGCCTGTGCGGCTCTGGCCGCCTCCATTGCAGGCGAGAAGAAATCATGGATCACGGTGGTCCGTAACTGGAACATCCTCTCCTGGGTCTTTTTGACCGCCGGTATCGTTCTGGGGGGCTGGTGGTCCTATATGGAATTGGGTTGGGGCGGCTATTGGGCATGGGACCCGGTGGAAAACGCTTCGTTGATTCCGTGGTTTTCGGGTACCGCAGTACTGCATACCGCCATCATCGAATCGAGACGCAACGCCTTGCAGCGGAGCAACGTCTTCCTGATGTCCCTGACCTTTATCTTGTGTATTTTTTCGACCTATCTTACCCGGTCCGGCGTCATCCAGTCCCTGCATTCCTTCGGTGAATCGGGCGTGGCCCAACCCTTGTTCTGGTTCATGATTGTCGGGCTGCTCGTCACCCTGATGGTCGTTTTCCTGTCCGAGCGGCTGACCCAGCGCTCCCTGTCCGACTTCCTGAGTCGGCAGGGCATGCTTGTCATCGCGGCCTGGTTCCTGCTGGCCCTTGGTCTGGTCGTCACCCTGGGCACCATGTGGCCGGTCATCAGCCAGATCTGGACAGATTCGCCCATGGGGCTGGACGCCAATTTCTATAATCGCGTCTGCCTGCCGTTCATGTCGTTTCTGGTGCTCATCTTCTGCTATTGCCCCTGGCTGGGCTGGAAGGGCGGCATCCGCAACCGCAAAGGCTTCACCGCTGTCAGTGTCGTGCTGGTGTCAAGCTTTGCGGGATTCTATTTTGCCGGCATGACCAACGTCCTGGCCGCCCTGACCGCCGCTGCCAGCGTGGCCGCCATTTCGGGCATCGTGCTTCTCTTTGTCCTGTATCCGCACATGCGCAATAAGCGTCAGTCCTGGGGGGCCTACGGCGTCCATCTCGGTCTGGTGCTGCTGGCCCTTGGCATCGCCTTTTCCGGTCCCTACAAGGCCGAGCAGGAAGTGGTCCTGGCCAAGGGCGAATTCACTGTCATCGGTGATTTCACTTTGACTTTTGCCAGTCTTGACGAGGATCGCAATGTCGACGACATCCTGGCTCGGGCCACGGCCACACTGGAAGTGGTCGAGTCCGGCAAGAGTGTCGGAACCGTGCGGCCTGACAAGCGCATCTACAAGAACTTTCCCAACCAGCAGTTTGCCGAAGTGGCCACCATCCCGAGCCTGGGCGATGAACTTTACGTCACCTTGCTCGGCCTGACCGAAGACGGCAAGGCCAGCTTCAAGATCAGTGTCAATCCGCTGGTCAACTGGATATGGATCGGCGGTTCCCTGATGTGCCTGATCGCTTTCCTGCTGCTCAGACGCGTGCCCCGCCCGGGAGAGGTCGGCTAG
- a CDS encoding hemolysin family protein — protein MLELIIAVSVAVFVSMFCSVAEAALYSMSWADIQKLKDSGRKSAALLHKLRSRIDEPITAILTLNTCAHTAGAAVAGWAWANLYGKETLWLFTIGFTVIILIFTEILPKTLGVVYSDAIAPPLARPLNGMVWLFRPLIAVMGVLSRAVSRKDAKPDHTEDDIRAIVSLTRRSGVIKPYEEESIRNILSLDCKTVERIMTPRTVVFSLPVDMTVAEARESHPEWPHSRIPVYEEDPEDIVGVVYRRQVLEALADDRDDLKLSDIMRPVRFVLETITLDKLLVKFLGSRLHLCVVLDEYGGVAGVVTLEDVLEEILGSEIVDETDQVVDMRELARMQRDELTASLEGAADEKKL, from the coding sequence ATGCTTGAACTCATTATCGCCGTCAGTGTGGCCGTCTTTGTCTCCATGTTCTGTTCCGTGGCCGAGGCGGCCCTCTATTCCATGAGCTGGGCAGACATCCAGAAGCTCAAGGACAGTGGCCGCAAGTCTGCGGCCTTGCTCCACAAGCTTCGTTCAAGGATCGACGAACCCATCACGGCCATCCTGACGCTCAACACCTGTGCCCACACGGCCGGGGCAGCGGTGGCAGGCTGGGCCTGGGCAAACCTTTACGGGAAAGAGACCCTTTGGCTCTTTACAATCGGCTTTACAGTAATTATTCTCATTTTTACCGAGATCCTGCCCAAGACGCTCGGTGTGGTCTACTCCGATGCCATTGCTCCGCCCTTGGCCCGTCCGCTCAATGGGATGGTTTGGCTGTTCAGGCCCTTGATCGCCGTGATGGGGGTTCTGTCGCGGGCGGTGAGCAGAAAGGATGCAAAGCCGGATCATACGGAAGATGACATCAGGGCCATTGTCAGCCTGACGCGACGGTCCGGCGTGATCAAGCCCTACGAGGAAGAGTCCATCCGCAACATCCTGTCCCTGGATTGCAAGACGGTGGAGCGGATCATGACACCCCGGACAGTCGTTTTTTCTCTGCCGGTGGATATGACTGTGGCCGAAGCCCGGGAGAGCCATCCCGAATGGCCGCACAGCCGTATCCCGGTGTATGAAGAGGACCCGGAGGATATCGTGGGCGTGGTCTATCGGCGGCAGGTGCTTGAGGCCCTTGCCGATGACCGGGATGATCTCAAGTTGTCGGACATCATGCGGCCGGTCCGGTTCGTGTTGGAAACCATCACCCTGGACAAGCTCCTGGTGAAGTTCCTGGGCAGCCGGTTGCACCTGTGTGTGGTGCTGGATGAATACGGCGGTGTGGCCGGTGTGGTCACCCTGGAGGACGTGCTTGAGGAGATTCTGGGCAGTGAAATAGTTGACGAGACCGATCAGGTGGTGGATATGCGGGAACTCGCTCGCATGCAGCGGGATGAGTTGACCGCCAGCCTCGAGGGAGCCGCCGATGAGAAAAAGTTGTAA
- a CDS encoding TetR/AcrR family transcriptional regulator → MKKSDLNKERKRSDILRAAHDVFHSDGYLGASMDRIAEHAGVTKQTVYRYFNSKEVLFQASLETWRSERSNSFQEELERSDPYDALIHFAIGFLELHMSEVHLAGVRLLIAEGPTAPEMTRAYYAVGPRKTEECLVRFFKTHFRAEDPEYAVKMLLSTLLSMRMGVLVGLHPIPTQEELMRHAERTVAICIKQFVD, encoded by the coding sequence ATGAAAAAAAGCGATTTAAACAAGGAACGAAAACGGAGTGATATCCTGCGTGCGGCCCATGACGTCTTCCATTCGGACGGCTATCTTGGTGCGAGCATGGATAGAATTGCTGAACATGCAGGTGTTACGAAGCAAACTGTTTATAGGTATTTTAATTCAAAGGAAGTTTTGTTTCAGGCCTCGCTGGAGACCTGGCGGAGTGAACGGAGCAATTCTTTTCAGGAAGAACTAGAGCGGAGTGACCCATATGATGCGCTGATACATTTTGCGATCGGTTTTCTTGAGCTACATATGTCGGAAGTTCACTTGGCGGGAGTTCGTCTGCTGATCGCCGAAGGTCCGACTGCTCCAGAAATGACCCGGGCGTATTATGCCGTTGGACCACGTAAAACAGAAGAGTGTTTAGTGCGATTCTTTAAGACACATTTTCGGGCTGAAGACCCGGAATATGCCGTCAAGATGCTGTTAAGCACACTCTTGTCCATGCGTATGGGGGTGCTTGTCGGATTGCATCCCATCCCGACGCAGGAAGAGTTGATGCGTCATGCTGAACGAACGGTCGCAATATGTATAAAACAGTTTGTTGACTAA
- a CDS encoding glycosyltransferase family 9 protein: MNATEKKHPSVVFRLGHMGDVALTTGVLKHWHDLSGDTFVFVTRDNNLPLLENHPAVTQAIGLSDADIRDGGWVRKSGELARLFSGHTLLDLHGTLRSRLLSLRWKGPVRRYPKYSLARRLFERSHNKFLQTKLEAVNVPQRYALTLDQTPPPPTSVVPRIFLTDRERAAAAALLAPIKGAPPLVGLHPYATNPAKQWPSTHWLALIDLLESAGYNWFVMGMNDAPLKDGDKRDLTNGTDLRTTCALLDRADVLVTGDSGPMHLAGGVDTTVIAIFGPTAKAWGFYPAGPQDVVLEKNLKCRPCSLHGARSCARGFECMVDTEPSTVLETIRSVLELPRQSTRPPDNAKTAAH, from the coding sequence ATGAATGCGACCGAAAAAAAGCACCCGTCAGTAGTCTTCCGTCTCGGCCACATGGGTGACGTGGCTCTGACCACAGGCGTCCTGAAGCATTGGCATGACTTGTCCGGGGACACCTTTGTTTTCGTAACCCGAGACAACAACCTGCCCCTGCTCGAGAACCACCCTGCCGTAACCCAGGCCATCGGGCTGTCCGATGCGGACATCAGGGACGGCGGATGGGTCAGGAAGTCGGGAGAGCTGGCCCGCCTGTTTTCCGGGCACACCCTGCTCGACCTGCACGGAACCCTGCGTTCCCGCCTGCTCTCCCTGCGCTGGAAGGGACCGGTCCGCCGTTATCCGAAATACAGCCTGGCCCGAAGGCTGTTCGAACGCAGCCACAATAAATTTCTTCAAACCAAACTGGAAGCGGTCAATGTCCCCCAGCGCTACGCCCTGACCCTGGACCAGACCCCGCCACCGCCAACGTCCGTTGTGCCGCGCATCTTCCTGACCGACCGCGAACGGGCAGCCGCTGCGGCCCTGCTCGCCCCCATCAAGGGCGCGCCCCCTCTCGTCGGGCTGCACCCCTATGCCACCAACCCGGCCAAACAGTGGCCGTCAACACACTGGCTGGCCTTGATCGATCTGCTGGAGTCGGCGGGATACAACTGGTTCGTGATGGGGATGAACGATGCCCCGCTCAAGGACGGGGACAAGCGCGACCTGACCAACGGGACCGACCTGCGCACCACCTGCGCACTGCTCGACCGGGCCGACGTGCTCGTGACCGGAGATTCCGGCCCCATGCACCTGGCCGGAGGAGTGGACACCACTGTGATCGCCATCTTCGGACCAACGGCCAAGGCCTGGGGATTCTATCCGGCAGGACCGCAGGATGTCGTTCTGGAAAAAAATCTGAAATGCCGCCCCTGCTCCCTGCACGGGGCAAGGAGCTGCGCCCGGGGCTTCGAATGCATGGTCGACACCGAGCCTAGCACGGTTTTGGAAACCATCCGGTCCGTTCTCGAACTGCCAAGACAATCAACAAGGCCGCCAGACAACGCCAAAACTGCCGCACATTAG
- a CDS encoding cytochrome c maturation protein CcmE — MAKKSNKMVYAVALFLFLGGLGYLIFSGLTEDSVYFLNVTEAMAQDRTQIGQARLFGKVSPHNLEIVDGKLGADFDLQDKMEADKSLRVRFKGALPDTFKEDVEVIVEGKFSPDGQVFVAKTLVTKCPSKYEEKSKNMDMGKAG, encoded by the coding sequence ATGGCTAAAAAGTCCAATAAAATGGTGTATGCGGTCGCCCTGTTTCTGTTTTTGGGCGGCCTTGGCTATCTCATATTTTCCGGTTTGACTGAGGACTCCGTCTATTTTCTCAACGTGACCGAGGCCATGGCTCAGGACCGTACCCAGATCGGCCAGGCACGTTTGTTCGGCAAGGTTTCCCCGCACAATCTCGAGATTGTGGACGGCAAACTGGGTGCCGATTTCGACCTTCAGGACAAGATGGAAGCGGACAAATCCCTGCGGGTAAGATTCAAGGGCGCGTTGCCGGACACCTTCAAGGAGGACGTGGAAGTCATCGTGGAGGGAAAGTTCTCCCCGGACGGACAGGTCTTTGTCGCCAAGACCCTGGTGACCAAGTGTCCTTCCAAGTACGAAGAGAAGAGCAAGAACATGGACATGGGAAAGGCCGGTTAG